The genome window GGTTGTACAGGTTGTTTACGGGGATTGGCGCGCGGCGCGCAAAAAAAGCCGCAGGGCGAAACCTGCGGCTTTTTTTCAGGTGGAGGCGAAGGGAGTCGAACCCTCGACCTCAGCATTGCGAACGCTGCGCTCTCCCAACTGAGCTACGCCCCCCTGCGGTCTGACGAAATGATTTCGGTCAGCCCGTGAAGTGTGCGAGAGTCTATCGCTCTCGAAGAGGATGGAAAAGTGACCGAGTCGAATTCGTCGATTCGACGGGCGGCTCGCAACAGGACACCCGCCGCGGCGTCGAGTTCACCCACCGGACTGGCGGCGACGGGCCTGGAGCGAATCGGCGGCCACTCAGGGGCCGACCATGCCGCCCGCCCCGGCATTCCCCATCGGGCTCACCGCGGGCGCGGCGTCCGCGGGAGCGATGACCGCTTCTCCGGCGAACTTGATCGGCACCTGCCGTCCCTCGATCGTGGCGAGGAACGTCTCCTTGACCGGCCCCGGCTCATTGGGCGGATCGACCGTGATCTCGACGCGGTGGATCGTCCGGGCCTCAGGAGCCCGGCCGGCCTGGAACCAGCGGCGGTTCGATTCGCACTCGAACTGCTCGATCTTGAAGGGAGTCTTCCCCTTCACGATGACGGAGACGGTCTTCTTCACTCCTGGCTTGAGAGTACCGAACTTGACCACCGGCGGGATCACCTGGAACTCGGGGGTGATGTTGGCGCGGACCAGATACGGGACGTTGGGGCTGTTGAGGTCGTTGGTGACGAGCTGCAGCTGTTCCCGCAGCGCGCCTTCCGGCGTGTTCGGAGCGACGCGGATCGTGAGCATGTAGTCGACGCGACCGGCGCCGCGATTGAGCTGGACGAGGGTCGGCTGCACGTTCGGGTTGCCCGACTTCACGTCCAGGATTTTCCACGACTCCGCCCCGGCGTAGGCGATGTTGATCTGCCGCTCTCCCCCGGCCCCGATGTCCAGGTTCCCGAAGTCCGCCGCCCCCGGCGTCATGACGAGGTCCGGACGGATGTAAACCGTGATCGGGATGTCGACGACCTTTGAGTAGGCGCCCGTGTCGGCGTAGAACGTGATGTCGACGGAGATCGTTGGCGTCTTGGCGCGGTCATGGCCGATTGTGTCGATCTGGACGACGAGAGCCGCGCTCTCATTGGTCTCCAGCATCACCGCCGATGTCTGGACCGCCGGGTTCTTGGGATCCACGAGGGTCGGCTTGCCGCAACCGCAGCTGGAACGGGGGTTTCGGATCTCCACCCGTTCCTTGTAGATGTTGGTGATCGTGAACTGGCAGCGGACATCCGCCCCCTTGGCGACCGAGCCGAAGTCGTGCTTCAGTGCGGGGGAGAACATCTTCTGCGCCCAGTTCAGCTCGGGCTGCCCGACTAGCATTCCCTGGGGCGGAATTCCTTGAGGCGGAATTCCCTGGGGTGGGATCCCTTGGACCGGGATTCCCTGGGCGGGCATGCTCCGCGGCATCCCCGCCACGAAAACCGCGGCGGTCAGAACGGCGGTGCGGCCAAGGGAAAACGGCATCGATGCCTCGACACAACAGGATCCTGATCTCTGGCGCCACGTCGAGTTGACTGGCGACTGTGGTGGAATTGTAAGGCGTTCCTCGGGAATGCGTCCAGATTTGTGAGCGCCGGCCGCGCATCGACAGCCGGGATGGGAAGCCTTGGCGAACCGAAATCGTGTGCGCCGGCCCACCTACGAGTCGAATTCCTCGTCGTTCGTCCCAGGCTCGTCCGCGGCTGCGGCCAGACCCGCGCCGGCCTGCCGGAGCACGCCTTTCAGGTCGTCGACGCAGGTCCGGATCGAGAGGACGGCCTGAACGAAGTTCGTGTGCGTGGACGCTTCCGGGGCCTGTCGGGCGAACTCCTCCATGGCGATCTCCAGCTTCCGGATCTTCTTTCCCAGCATCTTGAAATAGGCCGCAGGATCGCCGACCCGGGTTTCCAGGGCCCGGGCGGTGTCAAAGACGGAGCGGACGATTCCCATCAGTTCGGGAAACTCCTCGACTTCGGTCGAGTGTTTGATGAAGGTCCGGACCATCCAGGCGTGGGCCATGATGGCCTGGGCCCGTTCGACAAGCCGGCCGGGATCGGAGAGAGAGGGAGAATCGGGTGTCATCGTTGACGGTGTCGCAGGAGCATGGCCCGTCCTGTCCAAACGAATCCTAAGGAGCCGACGGGCGAACCCGCAGGAGGCTCAATCGCGTTCTGAACGGGCGATCATCGTCATTCTAGCGGAAAGTCGCCGCAGCGGGGCACTACGGGCTGGAACGACCGTTCTCCAGACGCTATTGTCTGTCCCTTTCCGAATTTCCACGTTCAGGTGACTGTTCAGTTTCGGGCAGTCGACAACCTCGCAGAGCCATGCCGAATACCACCAGTGCCGAGAAAGCTCTCCGTCAGAATCTGAAGCGCCGGGCGCATAACCGCTCGATCCGCTCCGCTCTGAAGACCGCCGTCAAGAAGGTCCGGGTGGCTGTCGCCGAAGGCAAGGTGGAAGACGCTCAGGCCCTCTACAATCTGGCTGCCAAGAAGCTCGATCAGTCGGCCAGCAAGAATCTGATCCACAAGAACGCGGCCTCCCGCACGAAGTCGCGGCTGACCAAGCTCATCAAGTCGAAGCAGCCGAAGTAGTCTTCGCTCTCGACCGCTCATAGAGACGCAAACGGACTCGGTAACAACGAGTCCGTTTTTTGCTGCGCGGGCTGGAATGAAGGGGCTTCGCTCGCGGAGCGTGACGCCAGCTCTACTGAGTTATGACGCCGATCGGTTCACTCTGCGGGGCAACGCCGAGCCATAGCATCCTGTTCGCGATCAGGTCGTTCTCAGAACCGGTGGACCGTTCTGCCAGGCGGAAGTGTCCTTCGGTGCAGTCCTTCCAGGCGGCATGAAGCTCCGGCGGGACCGGCGACTGAGGCACAACCTCGTTGAGTGCCAGGAAGGCTAGGCCGCGGAGACTCAAGGCGCTCTCCGGCGGAAAAGATCGGTCCAGGCGGGCGGTCTTCAGCAAATACGGGATGGCGACTTCGCCGAATCGAGGGCAGCGCTGGAAGTATCTCGCAGACATCGCGGCGACATCCACGTTCGGACTGCAACAGTAAGGCCCGAGGTGGTTCGCGATCTCCTGGTAATGCCCCGCGTTGGCCAAGGAGGCGCGCTCCAGCATCCAAAGGATCGGGCTGAGCACATTGTTCAGACGCTGATCAATCCTGTCGCTTGGCTGAGAATGCGAATGGTCGATTCGCGCCAGAGCGAACGGGGCGATGGCCTCATAGAGGCCCGGCTCATGGGGCAACAGGAAGAGACTGAACCAGCTCTGCGCCAACTCATCCGCACGAGTCTCCTGCAGGTGCTCTAGAAAACGCTGGGCGCGCCGTGAGATCGGGTGATGCGACACCATCTGACCCCGCTGTCAAACAGGGCCGCACCCGAAGTGTTCGAGCACGGCGACGTTTGCCACTGACCGCCTTGATCATCGGCTGCGGGCACGAGTCGGTCTGGTGGCGCGAAATCCGACCTACAGCTCCCACCCGTTCCGGTACTGTCGCCGAATCAGCTCGGCCGCTTCCGGAGCGTTGGTGACGACCAGATTCGAGGCGTCCCACTCGATCTTCCGCCCGACGCGATAGGCCACCGTTCCGAGGAGGACGGTTTCGGTCAGCGCCCCCGAGTAATCGAAGTTGCAGGTCGTCGGCGTCCCCTCCTTGCAGGCCTTGATCCACTCCGCGTAGTGGCCGATCGAATCGGGAATCGTCTTCGGCGGCGGTGTGAAGTCCTTGAATTTGTCCTCGGGGAACAGCTTGTACGAGCCGTAGTCCGCGAACATCGAACCCTTCTCGCCGACGAAGTACACCCCTGCCCCGCCGAACTTGTGGCCGTCGTACTCCGTCTGGAGCATGTTGCCGTCGGTCCACTGGAGCGTGCAGGCGGGCTGGGTTCCGGCTGCCGGGAACTCCCAGGTGACTTTCATGCCGAGCGGCGCCGTCTCCGGGTGGACCGGCGGTCCTTCGGCGGCGATTGTCGTCGGATGCCGGAGGCCGAGGGCCCAGAAGACGAGGTCCATGTAGTGGCAGCCCATGTCCCCCAGGGTGCCGTTGCCGAAGTCCCACCATCGCCGCCAGTTGGCTGGCAGGTACATGGAGTGGTACTCCCGCCACGGGGCCGGACCGAGCCAGACGTCCCAGTCGAGTTCTTTGGGGATCGGCTCGCCAGCGGCCGGCCGCTCTCCCCCGCCCCATCCCTTGCCGACCCACACGTACGCCTTGGTCACACTGCCGATCGCCCCGGACTGGATGATCTCGACCACGCGGCGGTAGTTCGACTCGGCGTGGATCTGCGTCCCCATCTGTGTGGCGACGTGGTACTCCTTGGCGGTCCGGGCGGCGAGCCGGGCTTCCCAGACGGAGTGCGTAAGCGGCTTTTCGCAGTAGCAGTGCAGTCCTTGCCGCATCCCGGTGATGCTGGCGTGGGCGTGCGTATGGTCCGCCGTGCTGACGACGATGGCGTCGAGTTTTTCCTTCTCCAGCATCCGGCGGTAGTCGCGGTACTTGGTTGCCTTGGGGCAGAGTTCCCAGCCCTGTTTCGCCTGCCGGTCGTCGACGTCGCAGATCGCGACGACGTTCTGGCCGCTGACCCCCTGGAGGTTGCTGTATCCCCGGCCCCCGGGGCCGACGACTCCGATGTTGAGTTTCTCGTTCGGCGACTTCGCCGCCTGGTCCGCCCCGCGGCTGCCGGGGGCGACAAACAACCCTGCTCCGATGGCGGCCGAGGTTTGCAGGAAGTGGCGGCGGGAGTTGCGAACGGTCATGTGAAAAGCCTCTGCTGGAATGTGACGCGGCGCAGGGTGTCATTTAAGCGATCGCCGATCGGTCTGGCGAGGGAACCGACCGAGAGCGAGATGGCTCAAACCGCGTCCTTGCCGGCACGACTTCCATAGCTCAAACCCAACGTGCCACGGCAGCCTGGGGTCAAGGGGGCCACGCCCCCTTGCCGCCGGAGGCACTTCCACGAGGAACCGTGGTAAGTAACGGATGTCCCCTTTGTGGTACCAGCTATGAGGACTCCCTCAATCGACACCGCTCGCTTTGCAGTCCCCGCGGGCTGGTGAGGGGGCATACGACACGTTGTCCGCGCTTGGACACATGCTCCTTCAGACATCTCTCGACGAGACGGCCTCCGGCGGGCAAAGGAGCGTTGCCCCCTCTGCACTCCCCCACCAGGGTGCCCCTGGACCCGGTGAAAATGCAGCTCTCGTCCTCGTCTCTACCGGACCGTCGCAATGATGACCGTCCGGTCGTCCTCCGGAGGCGCATCCTCCGTAAACGTCTTGAGCCACTCCAGAAGACGCTCAAGAAGCGCATCCGCCGACTCCGCACCACACGTCTGAGCCACCATGTCGAGGCGTCTCGTCCCGAACAACTCCCCCTGCATGTTGGCCGCTTCGACGATCCCGTCGGTGTAGATCACGATCCGGTCTCCCGGAGTCAGCTTGATCTTGTGCGATTCGTATGTGATGTCTGGAGACAGCCCCAGCGGCAGATCCGCGGCCTCGCAGAGAACGGTGACGTGATCGGCGCACTGGCTCGTCAACCGCGGTGGATTGTGCCCCGCGCAGGAATAGGTCAGCGTCCGGTCCCGCTCGTCGTAAACGGCGTAGAACGCGGTGACGAACGACTCGAACGATGACGTGTACCTCTGTGTGAGGTGTCGGTTCACGAACGTCAGCAGCTTCGAGGGATCGACCTCTTTGGGGGACAGATGCGCGATGGCGTGCGTGATCGCCATCACCACGGCCGACGGCGTGCCGTGCCCACTGACATCGGCGATCAGGATCCCCCACCGCCCTTCCCCGAGATCGAAGAAGTCGTAGTAATCCCCGCCGGCATGCGTCGAGGTCCGGTAGTAGGCCGAGAGACCCAGCGTCGGAATCTCCGGCGTCGATCCCGGGAGCAGGCTCCGCTGGATCTCGGCGATCGTCTTCAGCTCGCGGTCGATCCGGCCGTACGCCTCTTTCAGCCGGGTATTCAGCAGCAGGTTCTGCGTCGCGCGGCCGAACAGGTTCGACATCCAGACCGTTTCGGGAAACTTCTCGCGGTCGAAGGCCGCCGGCCGCGAACTGGTGCTGATCACCATATTGAGGGCCTGC of Planctomyces sp. SH-PL14 contains these proteins:
- a CDS encoding Gfo/Idh/MocA family protein — encoded protein: MTVRNSRRHFLQTSAAIGAGLFVAPGSRGADQAAKSPNEKLNIGVVGPGGRGYSNLQGVSGQNVVAICDVDDRQAKQGWELCPKATKYRDYRRMLEKEKLDAIVVSTADHTHAHASITGMRQGLHCYCEKPLTHSVWEARLAARTAKEYHVATQMGTQIHAESNYRRVVEIIQSGAIGSVTKAYVWVGKGWGGGERPAAGEPIPKELDWDVWLGPAPWREYHSMYLPANWRRWWDFGNGTLGDMGCHYMDLVFWALGLRHPTTIAAEGPPVHPETAPLGMKVTWEFPAAGTQPACTLQWTDGNMLQTEYDGHKFGGAGVYFVGEKGSMFADYGSYKLFPEDKFKDFTPPPKTIPDSIGHYAEWIKACKEGTPTTCNFDYSGALTETVLLGTVAYRVGRKIEWDASNLVVTNAPEAAELIRRQYRNGWEL
- a CDS encoding amidohydrolase; translated protein: MTPDSPSLSDPGRLVERAQAIMAHAWMVRTFIKHSTEVEEFPELMGIVRSVFDTARALETRVGDPAAYFKMLGKKIRKLEIAMEEFARQAPEASTHTNFVQAVLSIRTCVDDLKGVLRQAGAGLAAAADEPGTNDEEFDS
- a CDS encoding PP2C family protein-serine/threonine phosphatase translates to MPPFTVSDSAPTADRRPAIPITDWQERLAIVCETMKEMSLQTDPQELVRTFGRRMATVFPADRRISLSRRGLNEPWYRITRYSGWKDEINPWESPEKLPVLHGGILADLFYGEEPQVIDDLRFAADDPAAPYLEGQRSLMAIPHFDGGQALNMVISTSSRPAAFDREKFPETVWMSNLFGRATQNLLLNTRLKEAYGRIDRELKTIAEIQRSLLPGSTPEIPTLGLSAYYRTSTHAGGDYYDFFDLGEGRWGILIADVSGHGTPSAVVMAITHAIAHLSPKEVDPSKLLTFVNRHLTQRYTSSFESFVTAFYAVYDERDRTLTYSCAGHNPPRLTSQCADHVTVLCEAADLPLGLSPDITYESHKIKLTPGDRIVIYTDGIVEAANMQGELFGTRRLDMVAQTCGAESADALLERLLEWLKTFTEDAPPEDDRTVIIATVR
- a CDS encoding DUF1573 domain-containing protein; protein product: MPFSLGRTAVLTAAVFVAGMPRSMPAQGIPVQGIPPQGIPPQGIPPQGMLVGQPELNWAQKMFSPALKHDFGSVAKGADVRCQFTITNIYKERVEIRNPRSSCGCGKPTLVDPKNPAVQTSAVMLETNESAALVVQIDTIGHDRAKTPTISVDITFYADTGAYSKVVDIPITVYIRPDLVMTPGAADFGNLDIGAGGERQINIAYAGAESWKILDVKSGNPNVQPTLVQLNRGAGRVDYMLTIRVAPNTPEGALREQLQLVTNDLNSPNVPYLVRANITPEFQVIPPVVKFGTLKPGVKKTVSVIVKGKTPFKIEQFECESNRRWFQAGRAPEARTIHRVEITVDPPNEPGPVKETFLATIEGRQVPIKFAGEAVIAPADAAPAVSPMGNAGAGGMVGP
- the rpsT gene encoding 30S ribosomal protein S20, which translates into the protein MPNTTSAEKALRQNLKRRAHNRSIRSALKTAVKKVRVAVAEGKVEDAQALYNLAAKKLDQSASKNLIHKNAASRTKSRLTKLIKSKQPK